Part of the Penaeus monodon isolate SGIC_2016 unplaced genomic scaffold, NSTDA_Pmon_1 PmonScaffold_1552, whole genome shotgun sequence genome, tatttaataaattttgaaGTCAAATACAGTTCATAGTATGAATACTTTATAAAGATTCAAATGACAAAGAATTCAGTATCAGGAAGATGCAGTTGTCCTCATATGATATAAGCTttgaaacaataaacaaaagttggatattttttttaacaggttAGTCTCCGAGTACTGTCTTTTGTCCTTAATGCCTTCATTGTTCGTCATGTGAGTCGGGAAGTTTTTGCAGTGATGACAGTCCGCCTTCACTTACTCTATGCCACAGGACTACTTCTGTCAAGAGAGGCTTTCAGCGGGCTGCTCTCAGTTCCAAAAGTGCCGGAAGTATACAGAAAGTTATCAACCTCATTTGGATTGGGTAAGTTGTTGTTACCATATTTACATTCAGGAAATAGTCTTAATGAAATggtgattaatgaaaaaaaaaattattttaaagattttgttAACTTTCTAGTCAGAATCTGAGAGCTTATTTCAATAGTTAATTATTgatgtaataaaagaaatttatgttataaacattatatgaGGCATACCCTTTCATGTTCTGGAAGAGAGTAAAAATGACTTCCAATTTtggatacaaatataaaaaaaatcattagttgaTGCTTAATTAAGCATTGCATTCTAATTAATTAAGCTTTAAACATTATAATTGGCTTTTTGACTCTTAAAGACATAAAGTACAAAAGATAGTAAGTACAtattgagaatgagaatgagaggaaggaggaagagaaagatagtatgCAATATCTAGATTGATTAAGCTATAGCTAAGGCAAGTCAACAAAGGTTACAGTAACTGATAGAAGCTGCACCGTAGAAGAATATGTACTTTTGTGGATAGTATGTAAAGAAAACAGTATAAAAAGGACTGTATAGAGATCTGAGGTGAGTGGATAAATGGGCTGAAAATTAGTAATGTAATTTAGTCTTCAATAATGTAAACTCAAAACCATTTCTATAAATCGTGAGAACAGTAGAAGCACTGAATAAGTAAGTCAGACAGCAGTAGAAACATAACTCAAACAAGAAGACAGCTATTTACTAAAACTTAGGATGACTAAAGATAATGAGCTTATGTCAGCCAACAGCATAGCTCATTGATGCCTTGAAGTATTTATATATCCCCTGTCCATTCTAATTTTagttttatcaattttgttaacATAAATGCTAAGGCACCAAGGAGTCAAGTACTAAACCTAACTTATCTCTCTAATTTGCATCattactgattttttaaattgtaatggAATCAATAACAGGGTTAAAGTATTCTTTGCATTGCCAAAGctaggagaatttttttttacatttaaaccaGACTGTTGTAGAGTGTTGAAAGGaaactatttcttttattatttgaatttgaTTCCTAACTTTAGAAAACAAGAAACCAGCTAAAAGAACACTATCACTTGATACCAGTACAGGTGAGTGCTAGTGTTACTAAAATCACTGCAGTTAGATCCTAAAAAATGTGTAGAATTCAGATCCTATGAAGAGTTCAGGCTCAAGATGATGTCACTACTGTTTAAATCAGAATATGAAATATTCATTTACCTTTCACATTACATAAACAATTTTCAGAAGAGTTTTGACAAGCCTTATATACTTGATTCATTCAGCATATGgtgaagaaaactttttttttttttctttttctttctttttctttctttttttctttctttcttctcattttctcctttttgcaGGCCTTTAGTTTCAGGGCCAGTATGTCTTTTTGGCTGGTATGTTTGGTTACATGCTATGGAACAGCCACCAGAGACTGTCACCAGGAACTACAGTGCAGGAGTGACATTTATGGCTCTGAGTGTTTGTAATCGAGGTGTTGGCTGAAGTGCCGTTTGTCCTTGCAGAACTTCACTTTGGAATAAAACAAAGTGGGTATAGTGTCAGTTGGAGTTCATCtaaacatgtattttattttgtttattttattttgtaattattttttttcttttttcttttttatgtttcatgtatgtacatttatgcatataactCTGAAGATAGAATGGATTTTCTTGCTTTCTGTTATTAGGTAGACTTTATTGTTGAATGATTATGAGAGATGAGTGGATGTATCAGATATAAAGAATTTCCCTCTTTTGAGTAGATTTTATTGGAAGATTGAATCCACTAGTCATAAATCTTAACTCAGATGGAAATAACAGTCATAAATGTATAAAGTAATTTGATAGACTCACACATTAATGCCAGTTGATTGACTTTTCAGTTGTGATCGAAGGCTTAATGCAGTTGCTTCGATCAGTCCTCCTTGCATTATTTGTGTACATTTGGCCTTTTTCAAGCAGTGCTTATGTATGGGGTCAGTCAGTTGATTGGCTCACTTTTATACTGTTTTGCATACTATGGCATCTTCATCCACACCTTTTCAAAGAAGGAAGAGCCGCCAATTGCCCATACAGAATATCTGGCAGATGCTTCCAAGAACTGAAGGAGACAAGATGCTGGTGAGTCCAAACTTCTGCAGGTCTTTGGATAGAGAGAATTTCTAACAATGATTCTAAGGCAAAAGTGTGTTATACTGATTACAGGGTAAAGAGAAGGATTTGGCAAGTCCCAACGTAAAGAATTTTAGTTTCTTCCAAGGAAAGGGTGAATTGTATCATGTTATAAATATACTAGGACACTTTGCATGTTTATTAATTTGGGTATTGTATGTCGCAAATCCTCTTATATTTACATTCTCTTGAATGAGAATTTGCATTTACAAATTTATATGCAAGAATAAGGCTAAATATTATCTTCATTGATTGTTGATAAACCAATTGCAAATTTCTGATCTATATTTTTTTGACATAGACAAAGGAGGTTAATGATATCATGTATTTTTAGAGTGTTTTCAGACTTTTGAAAACTTTGAGTATAATGACTAGTTTACTTCACCTATTTAGggcgtatatatattgtatatatcagcATACACAAGATTCAtcgttgtatttttattttttgtagccACTGTCAGACATTTGAATAATCAAGATGAAATGACAtccataaagagagaaagagaatgtgtgtgtgtgtgtgtgtgtattttcctgtgtgcatgtgtgcctgcATGGCTATGTGCCTGTGCACATGTATAACCTGCTGGCTacatgtctgtgtgcatgtgtgcctaCGTGGCTATGttcctgtgtgcatgtgtgcctgcATGCAGTTAAGCACAtgcatattcatgtataaatatactgatagataggtacatgTGTGAGCATTAATAGAACAGTTTTCTCTTCATTTGCTGGATTGAGaattatatttttgtcaatatacTTTTTTGATAAGCCAGTTTCATCTTTTGATCTCTCCCTTTTCAGCCAGAAATAGATACGGAGTTGGGATCAATCTCCTGGAGCTTCTTCAAGCAAGGCTGGCTCAAGGAAGCTCTCACAGAGGGGAACTCTACCTCATGAACTTCTTCTCACTCATTTCTTTAGCCCAGCAAGGGGTTTATCAGGTAATGACTGATTAGACCTTTACCTGTGTTGATTCCAGGTCCTCACTCACATGCATAGTAcatggatatgcacacacacacacacacacacaacaacacacaacaacacacacacacaaacaacacacacacacacacaccacaccacacacacacaaacacacacacacacacacacacacacacacacacacacacatccacacacacacacacacacacacacacacacacacacacacacactatataataagtaataaactacaagtctctctctctctctctctctctctctctctctcctcctctctctctctctctctctctctctccctctctctctctctctctctctctcgtctcctcctctctctctccctctcttttgttttgtttgtttgtttgtcaataaATTTATCCCTTTACAGTTAGTACCTTTCTTTCAAGAGCAGAAGTATTAGATAGTACAGTTCTTTTTCCACTGCGGTTGTGAGCAACTTGGGTCCCTTGCAGCTCGTCTCGTTTTTCCGCAGCATCGAAGCAGCAGCTTACAAGTACTTTGCCCAGATGCTTTATCGAGGGAAGAGCATTGCTGAGCAAGACCAGTAAGAGTTGATTTAGGTATTTAAGTCTGTTGATTATGTTTGAGTTTTATTGCTAATAGATTCAGGTAGAGCTGTTAGTTCCAGTTTCGAAGAAGTCTGTTGATTGTGTTTTAGTAATAAAGTCAACATGTTCGTCACACTCATGAAATTAAGAAAGATTAAGCTCATTAAATCTTCATAATGTGGTTCTGGAGCATAAGTCTACTTGTATTACCAATTCTgttatttgttaatatttgttcttactctcttctttttttttccatctttcttttttattgaacaGATGCGAGTGACTGAGTTGCAAGATTTTTATCGACATTACTCCGTAGCCTTATACTTGTCAGCCTCATTGTCCTCGTCCTTTGGGTGGTCATATTCACATCTGCTTCTTCAGGTAATCCAGAGACTTTTCA contains:
- the LOC119569470 gene encoding LOW QUALITY PROTEIN: protein RFT1 homolog (The sequence of the model RefSeq protein was modified relative to this genomic sequence to represent the inferred CDS: inserted 1 base in 1 codon; deleted 1 base in 1 codon), which translates into the protein MKDPETLKKGALVSAAYDTLLQVSLRVLSFVLNAFIVRHVSREVFAVMTVRLHLLYATGLLLSREAFSGLLSVPKVPEVYRKLSTSFGLDIKYKRYFINFVNINAKAPRSQLDPKKCVEFRSYEEFRLKMMSLLFKSEYEIFIYLSHYINNFQKSFDKPYILDSFSIWPLVSGPVCLFGWYVWLHAMEQPPETVTRNYSAGVTFMALSNIWQMLPRTEGDKMLGKEKDLASPNVKNFSFFQGKGELYHVINILGHFACLLIWPEIDTELGSISWSFFKQGWLKEALTEGNXYLMNFFSLISLAQQGVYQIQVELLVPVSKKSVDCVLVIKSTFARFLSTLLRSLILVSLIVLVFGWSYSHLLLQLYGGSQLSDGGGTPLMRAQCFFVVFLAVNGITEAYTFAAMNDKELESFIYANCINMSFRIIYSLWFIRNQYERTDHEPLTGLYIPLKLVFMFLVAAVVTALSELIVYPRSIIMHILIGGVCLLVVAYFLRWELKTLYEKILRLLSKCLTRSEYRDRQPSGDNFSHTWIVNKILPCYIAMSKRKVNNCI